A stretch of the Ptychodera flava strain L36383 chromosome 18, AS_Pfla_20210202, whole genome shotgun sequence genome encodes the following:
- the LOC139117461 gene encoding uncharacterized protein yields MVDNRKSGTEEEDPEIERLRECLKEVSEVPIFTEDVPVRWLRLELVLKALKDLNKHVVTISFFKNTAAKLGIGGEESEKVLEYFHKTGITYHFEDLLVLEAKWLTTILGRVISIKLGDVPFKHPKKERFLIDLRRHGILHEELLDLLLEERQRNNSRGQSQTESDFTGISQIVDLPEQTQTLDKSEGENDVIWKRRSEVFYLPNNNNLPVGQDQVDVGRNTEVTRFRHRRSLTSEGRKRLVELLKNFDLVFPLNSKHVSTAYIVPSLLQLDRLEVLPLGEQKSYHTLPLCYHFSGGFLPEGFYYRLVVRCLENWREEIDETTLRKNLKYHHARIPVSKRHRMTLTKIGSDIVMVMWYSTTERTFKPFHPKPDPAKCREVRIFVEEQMNDIISTWMPSLRYETRVRCSCEGHKKKYQDSDSEKWIGDNDFVFHDVKVEPPFQVSKECQSVPEMNLRKGIEQTRKYVGPYRVQCTEMPCMMDLAPVKTWFGVSHPLKMAAKEFMERLPKLGVVTFVCLIFVFVSVFVLGIESVLIKCQAIPSVAGIILLSQCVATFIILICAFVLATWMCIFYSRDDDEYRTVRALFLVVLSVTFLYLPMFTREIAKMTEDCPEEEVTRLGNYTST; encoded by the exons ATGGTGGACAACAGAAAAAGCGGAACCGAGGAAGAAGATCCCGAAATCGAGAGGTTGAGAGAGTGTCTAAAAGAGGTCTCTGAAGTACCAATCTTCACCGAAGATGTACCGGTGAGATGGCTCAGGTTAGAACTTGTCCTGAAGGCGTTGAAAGATCTCAACAAACACGTTGTTACCATTTCATTCTTTAAGAACACAGCGGCAAAGTTGGGCATCGGGGGAGAAGAATCGGAGAAAGTTCTCGAGTACTTCCACAAGACTGGCATCACGTACCACTTTGAAGACTTGCTGGTCTTAGAAGCGAAATGGCTAACCACCATCTTAGGTCGGGTGATATCGATTAAACTCGGTGACGTACCTTTCAAACATCCCAAGAAGGAAAGATTCCTCATCGACCTTCGTCGCCATGGCATCTTGCACGAGGAGCTCCTCGACTTGCTTCTcgaagaaagacaaaggaatAACAGCAGAGGGCAATCGCAGACAGAAAGTGACTTTACTGGGATTTCGCAGATCGTTGATCTTCCAGAACAAACCCAGACTCTTGACAAATCTGAAGGTGAAAATGATGTGATATGGAAGCGAAGATCGGAGGTTTTTTATCTTCCAAACAACAATAATCTCCCTGTAGGTCAAGATCAGGTTGACGTCGGGCGCAATACGGAAGTCACAAGATTCAGGCACAGACGCTCTCTGACAAGTGAAGGAAGGAAAAGATTGGTAGAACTTCTCAAGAACTTTGATCTCGTATTTCCTTTGAATTCTAAACACGTGTCAACAGCGTACATAGTGCCTTCCTTACTTCAACTTGACAGATTAGAAGTGCTTCCTCTTGGAGAACAGAAGAGTTACCACACCCTGCCTCTGTGTTATCATTTCTCTGGTGGTTTTCTTCCAGAAGGGTTTTACTATCGACTTGTCGTTCGCTGTTTGGAAAATTGGCGCGAAGAGATCGACGAAACCACTCTCAGGAAAAACCTGAAATATCACCATGCTCGCATTCCCGTCAGTAAGCGACACAGAATGACACTGACAAAGATTGGATCAGACATTGTTATGGTGATGTGGTATTCAACAACAGAGAGGACATTTAAACCTTTTCATCCAAAACCTGATCCAGCGAAGTGCAGGGAAGTAAGAATATTTGTCGAAGAGCAGATGAATGATATCATCAGCACATGGATGCCATCGCTGAG ATATGAAACCAGAGTCCGGTGCAGCTGTGAAGGTCACAAGAAAAAATACCAAGACTCTGACTCTGAGAAATGGATCGGTGATAATGATTTCGTCTTCCACGATGTCAAAGTAGAACCACCGTTCCAAGTCAGCAAGGAGTGTCAATCGGTTCCTGAAATGAATCTGAGGAAAGGTATTGAACAAACCAGAAAGTACGTCGGACCCTATAGAGTTCAGTGTACAGAAATGCCCTGTATGATGGATTTAGCACCCGTAAAGACTTGGTTTG GTGTTTCGCATCCTCTCAAGATGGCTGCAAAAGAATTTATGGAAAGGCTGCCAAAATTAGGA GTTGTAACTTTTGTTTGTCTAATCTTCGTCTTCGTGTCGGTGTTCGTATTAGGCATTGAGTCTGTCCTTATCAAGTGCCAAGCCATTCCATCAGTTGCAGGAATTATTCTGCTTTCCCAGTGCGTCGCAACATTTATAATCCTCATCTGTGCCTTTGTACTGGCAACGTGGATGTGCATATTTTACAGTAGGGACGATGACGAATACCGAAcggtgagggcgctgttcctGGTCGTACTCTCTGTGACGTTCCTGTACCTTCCAATGTTTACCAGAGAG ATCGCAAAGATGACAGAGGACTGCCCGGAAGAAGAAGTTACTCGTCTTGGTAACTACACCAGCACTTAG
- the LOC139117465 gene encoding uncharacterized protein produces the protein MKLGDFPIKHPKKKMERFLINLRRYGILHDELLDFILDERKRIKNKKSDVIECDLTGQNKAVEKSLAYDARQSVQDITSVSNDEAMCADSGDSRTTKGRQRVVELLKHFDLVYPLDRAAVSKSYIVPSLLQLDRLEVLPLGEEKSYHTLPLYYHFSGGFLPEGFYYRLVVRCLENWRGEIDETTLRKNLKYHHARIPVSRRHRMTLTKIGSDIVMVMWYSTTERTFQPLHPKPDPAKCIDARIFVESAMNDIIKTWMPSLRYDAKVRCSCKGHKKKYQDADCEKWIGDNDFVFHDIKVYPPYQVTKECQSVPEMNLRKGIEQIRKYVGPNRVQCTEMPCMMNLQPVKTWFGVSNSVRLTLKDFTERMPKLGVVAMSCVVIVFFWLFVLAIESVLIECESISSSTGIAMLVQCIAIFLILICSFSLATWLCIFYSRNGDEYRNVRALFLVVISMMSIYMSIFAKEISKMTEDCPHPVINDVPSNQTVT, from the exons ATGAAACTTGGCGATTTTCCGATTAAACATCCAAAGAAGAAGATGGAGCGTTTCCTTATAAATCTTAGAAGATACGGCATCTTGCACGACGAACTGTTGGATTTTATTTTGGATGAACGAAAAcgaatcaaaaacaaaaaatccgaCGTGATCGAATGCGATCTTACGGGCCAAAACAAAGCAGTTGAAAAAAGTCTTGCGTATGATGCTCGCCAGTCTGTTCAGGATATTACTTCTGTGTCAAACGACGAAGCGATGTGTGCAGACAGCGGTGATTCGAGAACCACTAAGGGACGACAAAGAGTTGTTGAACTTCTGAAGCACTTTGATCTCGTATATCCTCTGGACCGTGCTGCCGTGTCGAAATCTTACATCGTACCTTCCTTACTTCAACTTGACAGATTAGAAGTACTTCCTCTTGGAGAAGAGAAGAGTTACCACACCCTGCCTTTGTATTACCATTTCTCAGGTGGTTTTCTTCCAGAAGGGTTTTACTATCGACTTGTCGTTCGCTGTTTGGAAAATTGGCGCGGAGAGATCGACGAAACCACTCTCAGGAAAAACCTGAAATATCACCATGCTCGCATTCCCGTCAGTAGACGACACAGAATGACACTGACAAAGATTGGATCAGACATTGTCATGGTGATGTGGTATTCCACAACGGAGCGAACATTTCAACCTCTTCATCCAAAACCAGATCCGGCGAAGTGCATAGATGCTAGAATATTTGTGGAAAGTGCCATGAATGACATCATCAAGACATGGATGCCGTCATTAAG ATATGATGCCAAAGTTCGGTGCAGCTGTAAAGGTCACAAGAAAAAATACCAAGACGCCGACTGTGAGAAATGGATCGGTGATAATGATTTCGTCTTCCACGATATCAAAGTATATCCACCGTACCAAGTCACCAAGGAGTGTCAATCGGTTCCTGAAATGAATCTGAGGAAAGGTATTGAACAAATCAGAAAGTACGTCGGACCCAACAGAGTTCAGTGTACAGAGATGCCTTGTATGATGAATTTACAACCAGTAAAGACTTGGTTTG GTGTTTCCAACTCTGTCAGACTGACATTGAAAGACTTTACGGAGAGGATGCCAAAGTTAGGT GTGGTTGCCATGTCATGTGTAGTCATCGTCTTCTTCTGGTTGTTTGTTCTGGCAATAGAGTCAGTCTTGATTGAGTGCGAATCGATTTCATCCTCAACGGGCATTGCTATGTTGGTCCAGTGCATCGCGATATTTCTCATTCTCATCTGTTCATTCTCATTGGCTACTTGGCTGTGCATATTTTACAGCAGGAATGGTGACGAATACCgaaatgtgagggcgctgttcctTGTCGTGATATccatgatgtccatttacatgtCTATCTTCGCCAAAGAG ATATCAAAGATGACAGAGGACTGTCCGCACCCAGTGATAAATGACGTGCCCAGCAATCAAACCGTGACCTAG